Within the Microbacterium terricola genome, the region CTGGTGCACCCCGGTGTCGCCTTCACTCCGTTCCTGGCCGCGTCTCCGGTCGCGCCGCGCGTCGGCTTCACCGTCGCGAGCGCCAGCAAGGCCTTCAACCTGGCCGGCCTGAAGTGCGCCGTCATGGTGACCGCCTCCGACGAGCACACGGCGATCGTGCGCGGACTCCCCGACGAGGTCGAGTGGCGCACCGGCCTGTTCGGCGCGCTCGCGAACGCCGCAGCCTTCGACGAGGGGAGCGACCCCTGGCTCGACAGCCTTCTCGCCGCGCTCGACGAGAACCGTCGCCTGCTGGCCGAGCTGCTCGCCGAGCACCTGCCGCAGGCGCGGTACCGGATCCCCGACGCGGGCTATCTCGCCTGGGTCGATCTCACCGCGCTCGGCTGGGGCGACAATCCGGCCGGGCGCATCCTGCGCGAGGCGAAGGTGGCGCTGCATCTCGGACCCCTGTTCGGCGAAGAGGGCAAGGGCCACGTGCGCATCAACTTCGCGTGCGCGCCGGAGGTGCTGCGCGAAGCCGTCGCGCGCATCGGCGCCCTCGCAGCCTCCTCGTGAGCGAGACAGCGACCCTGGAGGGGATCTGGTCGCCGCGGCACGTCTGGGTGACGGCCGGTGCGGTCGCGCTGATCTTCCTCGCGGCCATGCAGGCACTCGCGGTGACCACCGTGATGCCCGTCGTCAGCGACGACCTCGACGGGGCCGCGCTCTACGCGGTGGCCTTCTCCGGGACCCTCGCCACCAGCGTGATCGGGATGGTGGCCGTCGGCGCCTGGTGCGACCGGTCGGGGCCGCGGGCGCCGCTCTACGCGTCGGTCGCGCTCTTCACCCTCGGCCTGGTCCTGGCGGGCCTCGCTCCGACGATGCCCGCCCTCGTGGCGGGGCGTCTCATCCAGGGGCTCGGCACGGGAGGGCAGACCGTCGCACTGTACGTCGTCGTGGCGCGGGTGTATCCGCCCGCGCTGCACGGACGCGTCTTCGCCGCGTTCTCGGCGGCCTGGGTGGTCCCCTCGCTCATCGGACCGTTCCTCGCCGGGGCGGTCACCGAGCTGCTGCACTGGCGATGGGTGTTCCTCGGCGTCGCGGCCCTCACGGTCGTCGCCTTCGCGATGGTGGCGCTGCGCCTCCACCACACGCCGCTGCACACCGACGAGCCCTCGACGGGGAGAATCGGGGCGCGCATGGCCTGCGCCGTCGCCGTCGCGGCAGGGGCATTGGGACTCAGCCTCGCGGGCGAGGCGGGCGGAGCGGCATGGGCGGTGGTGGCAGCATCCGGTCTGGCGATCGTCCTCGCCGCACGACCGCTCCTTCCGCGGGGGACGCTCGTGGCCCGGCGCGGTCTGCCGAGCGTGGTCCTCATGCGCGGGCTC harbors:
- a CDS encoding MFS transporter, with translation MSETATLEGIWSPRHVWVTAGAVALIFLAAMQALAVTTVMPVVSDDLDGAALYAVAFSGTLATSVIGMVAVGAWCDRSGPRAPLYASVALFTLGLVLAGLAPTMPALVAGRLIQGLGTGGQTVALYVVVARVYPPALHGRVFAAFSAAWVVPSLIGPFLAGAVTELLHWRWVFLGVAALTVVAFAMVALRLHHTPLHTDEPSTGRIGARMACAVAVAAGALGLSLAGEAGGAAWAVVAASGLAIVLAARPLLPRGTLVARRGLPSVVLMRGLIAGALFGAEIYVPYLLIDDYGFSPTWAGLGLTAAALAWAAAADVQGRFGDRIGNARISVTGVTLLALATVSVGATAWWQLPPAVAIAGWALAGAGMGLMYPRLTVLTLAYSTPQNQGFNSAALSIFDAIGAAATIALMGLVFTALHGSGLAFPAVFAVALVLALLALVPGLRLGHGHEKATPRSAAYT